A single genomic interval of Xiphophorus couchianus chromosome 2, X_couchianus-1.0, whole genome shotgun sequence harbors:
- the LOC114159884 gene encoding uncharacterized protein LOC114159884 isoform X2, which produces MSFMLRSELEINIDEEFFWTDSQVVLAYINNEARRFHVFVANRVQLIREITDPKQWHYIDTAQNPADHASRGLSASEIMTTCWLSGPKFLWEQEISYSAAHSAELLVGDPEVKAVKTFTTQTSEQDTVLRRFERFSSWSMLLKVVARIKRLRPNITQYGSVVTADERKGAADTIIKLLQQQSFFQELRVLKAKDSLPSSSPLFQLDPVVDQGLLRVGGRLKQSTLCQGLKHPIILPKDHHITNLIISHFHSKICHQGRSQTLMEIRANGFWVIGGSKEVAKLISRCVQCRKLRRPLEEQRMSELPKERVEVSDPFTYSGMDCFGPFTTKQGRKEQKRYGLLFTCLSSRAVHIEMLENLSTDSFINGLRCFISLRGAVCKLYCDQGTNFVGAKNELKEALKECDRNTLEAFLADKQCEFIFNAPSASHAGGVWERQIRTIRSVLNATITQSQGRLDDASLRTLFYEAMSIINGRPLSVDGINDPKSPEPLTPNHLILMKSKVALPPPGKFVKEDLYARKRWRRVQYLTEQFWSRWKVEYLLNISTRQKWHLPRRNLEVNDIVIVKEDILPRSQWQLGRVVEAPQEDDGLVRRVKLQVGDRNSIKKQGTTHKPHIIERPVQKLVVLLESR; this is translated from the coding sequence ATGAGCTTTATGCTAAGATCAGAGCTCGAGATTAACATTGATGAGGAGTTCTTTTGGACTGACTCCCAAGTAGTCTTGGCATATATCAACAATGAGGCACGAAGATTCCATGTCTTTGTCGCAAATCGTGTCCAGTTGATTAGGGAAATTACAGATCCCAAACAGTGGCACTACATTGACACAGCTCAGAATCCAGCAGACCATGCCTCTAGAGGCCTTAGTGCATCAGAGATTATGACAACCTGCTGGCTATCTGGCCCAAAGTTTCTGTGGGAACAAGAGATTTCCTACTCAGCTGCCCACTCAGCTGAACTATTGGTAGGTGATCCAGAAGTTAAAGCAGTCAAAACCTTTACAACTCAAACAAGCGAACAAGACACCGTCCTCAGACGCTTCGAAAGGTTCTCTAGCTGGTCAATGCTCCTTAAAGTAGTGGCAAGAATAAAAAGACTGAGACCAAACATAACCCAATATGGCAGTGTTGTAACTGCGGATGAACGCAAAGGAGCCGCTGACACAATAATAAAACTCCTCCAGCAGCAATCCTTTTTTCAAGAGCTGAGAGTGTTGAAGGCAAAAGATAGTCTCCCAAGTTCAAGCCCTCTCTTTCAACTGGATCCCGTTGTAGATCAGGGTCTTCTCCGGGTTGGAGGAAGACTAAAACAGTCAACACTCTGCCAAGGTTTGAAACACCCTATTATCCTCCCAAAAGACCATCACATTACAAACCTGATCATATCTCACTTTCATTCAAAGATTTGTCATCAAGGCCGAAGCCAGACGCTCATGGAGATCAGAGCAAATGGGTTTTGGGTGATTGGTGGGAGCAAAGAAGTTGCAAAGCTAATAAGCAGATGTGTTCAATGTCGAAAGCTTCGACGGCCTCTTGAGGAACAACGCATGTCGGAGCTACCGAAGGAACGAGTTGAGGTCTCAGATCCTTTCACCTACAGTGGAATGGATTGTTTCGGTCCATTCACCACCAAGCAAGGTCGCAAGGAGCAAAAGAGGTATGGACTCCTCTTTACCTGCCTTTCCTCACGCGCAGTTCACATTGAAATGCTAGAGAATCTGTCTACAGACTCTTTCATTAACGGCCTAAGATGCTTTATCAGCTTAAGAGGAGCTGTCTGTAAGCTGTACTGCGACCAAGGTACAAATTTCGTTGGGGCCAAAAATGAGCTAAAAGAGGCTCTCAAGGAATGTGATAGAAATACCTTGGAGGCTTTCCTTGCAGATAAGCAGTGCGAATTCATATTCAACGCCCCATCTGCCAGCCACGCCGGAGGTGTGTGGGAACGACAGATTCGAACCATCCGCAGTGTTCTCAATGCTACCATTACTCAATCACAAGGCAGGCTGGATGACGCTTCTCTAAGAACACTGTTTTATGAGGCAATGTCTATAATCAATGGCCGACCACTAAGCGTTGATGGAATCAATGACCCTAAATCACCTGAACCTCTAACTCCAAACCATCTCATATTAATGAAATCAAAGGTTGCACTGCCCCCTCCTGGAAAGTTTGTGAAGGAGGACTTGTATGCAAGAAAAAGATGGCGCAGAGTGCAATATCTAACAGAACAGTTTTGGAGTAGGTGGAAAGTGGAGTACCTTCTGAACATATCTACAAGACAAAAATGGCATCTGCCTCGTCGCAACCTTGAGGTCAATGACATTGTCATCGTAAAGGAAGACATACTTCCCAGAAGTCAGTGGCAACTGGGTCGAGTTGTTGAAGCACCACAAGAGGACGACGGCTTGGTGCGCAGAGTCAAGCTTCAAGTTGGTGATCGAAATTCAATAAAGAAGCAGGGTACAACACACAAACCTCACATTATTGAGAGACCTGTTCAAAAACTTGTAGTTCTTTTAGAAAGTCGCTAA
- the LOC114159884 gene encoding uncharacterized protein LOC114159884 isoform X1, protein MSDKTEERHIKRAKALTTTVQTKSPFPTVVAPKPKPPCLFCKDKLHGVAKCPTFSAKTSDEKKVFIRENHLCFGCLRKGHVTKECKGRHSCSKCGRRHPTCLHTEGVKEPKERRTEDSVPPAENANKEVHKVMTHVLTRKTSATSSIVPVFVSAASEPQKEILTYALLDTQSDSSFILGDLASELNVDKQPVQLKLSTMTSVDTVVASRLASNLKVRSFDSDSHVKIKQAYSRDFIPVDKSHIPSRETTLQWPHLKDLANQLQPLQNCEVGLLIGYDCPSALAPLEIVTGQLNEPFAQRTILGWSVIGSGNPHLDREGNQSYVHRINVKQMPTPSAADVLRVLESDFNERNYEDKYVSQDDVRFLQILSDTIKQREDGHYQMPLPFKDSKPPTLPNNKRLATVRLQHLKKRLKADKQYHEHYKAFMKDIISSGDAELAPPVTDDEIAWYIPHHGVYHPKKPTKLRVVFDCSAKFLGVSLNDTLLTGPDMINSLVGVLCRFRRENVAIICDIERMFHQFFVCPEMRNYLRFLWWPDGQLEVEPKEYRMAVHLFGAGSSPGCANFGLKYLAQQHRSDYPKASNFVERSFYVDDGLTSVPSVKEARELINETQALCKLAGLHLHKFNSNESDALSHLPPSERATTTESLDLKPDTTPEGHVLGISGQLKMTPSASV, encoded by the coding sequence ATGAGTGACAAAACAGAGGAGAGACACATTAAAAGAGCAAAAGCACTAACTACAACTGTCCAGACAAAGTCTCCCTTCCCCACAGTGGTCGCTCCTAAACCTAAACCaccttgtttgttttgcaaagacaaaTTGCATGGTGTAGCTAAGTGTcctacattttcagcaaaaaccagtgatgaaaagaaagttttcatTCGTGAAAATCACCTCTGCTTCGGATGTTTAAGAAAAGGCCATGTAACTAAAGAATGCAAAGGACGTCACTCCTGCAGTAAGTGTGGCCGACGTCACCCCACCTGTCTCCACACAGAGGGAGTAAAGGAACCCAAAGAAAGGAGAACTGAGGACTCTGTTCCCCCAGCTGAGAATGCAAACAAGGAAGTGCATAAAGTCATGACCCATGTACTTACGAGAAAAACATCTGCAACATCAAGCATAGTACCAGTTTTTGTgtcagcagcatcagagccacaGAAAGAAATACTCACGTATGCCCTGCTTGACACCCAAAGTGACTCTTCCTTCATTTTAGGAGACTTGGCCTCTGAGCTGAATGTGGATAAGCAACCAGTGCAGTTAAAGCTCAGCACAATGACCTCTGTTGACACAGTTGTAGCAAGCAGACTTGCTAGCAACTTAAAGGTGCGTAGCTTTGACTCTGATTCTCacgtcaaaataaaacaagcctACTCTCGTGACTTTATCCCAGTTGACAAGTCCCATATTCCCTCTAGAGAAACTACACTTCAGTGGCCACACCTTAAAGACCTAGCCAACCAGCTACAGCCACTacaaaattgtgaagtgggCTTGCTAATCGGTTATGACTGTCCATCAGCACTAGCTCCCCTAGAAATAGTCACAGGACAATTGAACGAACCTTTTGCACAAAGAACCATTCTTGGTTGGAGTGTCATTGGGTCTGGTAATCCCCACTTAGACAGAGAGGGAAATCAGAGTTATGTGCACCGCATCAATGTCAAACAAATGCCCACACCCTCAGCTGCTGACGTGCTTAGAGTCTTAGAGTCAGACTTCAATGAGAGAAACTATGAGGATAAATATGTATCCCAGGACGATGTTCGTTTTTTACAAATCCTCAGTGACACAATAAAGCAGAGAGAAGATGGACACTATCAGATGCCCCTTCCCTTCAAGGATAGTAAGCCACCAACCCTTCCCAACAATAAGAGGCTAGCCACAGTCCGACTGCAACACCTAAAGAAAAGGCTAAAGGCTGACAAACAGTATCATGAGCATTACAAAGCCTTTATGAAAGACATTATCAGTAGTGGTGATGCAGAACTAGCCCCTCCTGTGACAGATGATGAGATCGCTTGGTATATCCCACACCATGGGGTGTACCACCCCAAAAAGCCAACGAAGTTAAGAGTCGTCTTTGACTGTTCTGCTAAGTTTCTTGGCGTCTCACTGAACGATACTCTTCTCACAGGTCCTGATATGATTAACTCACTGGTGGGGGTACTCTGTCGTTTCAGAAGGGAGAATGTAGCCATCATCTGCGACATCGAACGAATGTTCCATCAGTTCTTCGTCTGCCCAGAGATGCGTAACTACTTACGATTTCTGTGGTGGCCGGATGGACAATTAGAAGTAGAGCCCAAAGAGTACAGAATGGCAGTGCATTTGTTCGGTGCTGGATCTTCCCCCGGATGTGCTAATTTTGGTCTTAAGTACCTGGCACAACAGCACAGATCTGACTACCCGAAAGCATCCAACTTTGTTGAAAGGAGTTTCTATGTAGACGATGGGTTGACAAGTGTTCCATCAGTCAAAGAGGCTCGAGAGCtcataaatgaaacacaagCCCTTTGCAAACTTGCAGGTTTACATCTGCACAAGTTTAATTCCAACGAAAGTGATGCTCTCTCTCATCTTCCACCTTCAGAAAGAGCCACTACAACAGAGTCACTCGACCTCAAACCTGATACTACACCTGAAGGTCATGTGCTTGGAATCAGTGGTCAGTTAAAAATGACACCTTCAGCTTCAGTGTAA